Proteins co-encoded in one Aminivibrio pyruvatiphilus genomic window:
- a CDS encoding alpha/beta hydrolase translates to MFRNCIFSDPPAADRCFPPSGRALTLRSEGCDLYGVMYHPAGKGPHPTMVIFHGFPGTEKNGDLAQIFRRAGFNTIVFSYRGAWGSQGDFSFSHVIEDSRNVLRFLRSPEARETYAVDGDRIVAAGHSMGGFAAVKAAEECTFVKDILFLSGWNVGLDGKRAAADKSLGQKLRGLLDECAPPLAGTSGDALWEELMDRREDFDLLNSVPAFAGRNLLLVGASRDAITPPDVHHTSLLDALRKDGRASVRGVMMEDDHGYSASRVALAEALLDHLEKRGY, encoded by the coding sequence ATGTTCCGGAACTGCATTTTTTCGGATCCCCCGGCGGCGGACCGCTGCTTCCCCCCTTCAGGGAGAGCCCTGACGCTCCGGTCGGAGGGATGTGACCTGTACGGCGTCATGTACCACCCCGCCGGAAAAGGCCCCCATCCCACCATGGTGATTTTCCACGGTTTCCCGGGTACGGAAAAGAACGGTGATCTCGCCCAGATCTTCCGCAGGGCGGGATTCAACACGATAGTATTCTCCTACCGGGGAGCGTGGGGGAGCCAGGGGGACTTCTCCTTCTCCCACGTTATCGAGGACAGCCGGAACGTCCTCCGCTTTCTCCGCAGTCCGGAGGCGCGGGAGACCTATGCCGTGGACGGCGACCGCATCGTCGCGGCAGGACACAGCATGGGGGGCTTCGCCGCAGTCAAGGCGGCGGAGGAATGCACCTTCGTGAAAGACATTCTTTTCCTCTCAGGCTGGAACGTGGGGCTTGACGGAAAACGGGCCGCCGCCGACAAGTCGCTCGGGCAGAAGCTGCGGGGCCTCCTGGATGAGTGTGCTCCGCCCCTGGCCGGAACCAGCGGCGATGCCCTGTGGGAGGAGTTAATGGACCGGAGGGAGGACTTCGATCTTCTCAATTCTGTGCCTGCCTTTGCAGGACGAAACCTCCTCCTTGTCGGCGCCTCGAGGGATGCCATCACTCCCCCCGACGTACACCACACGTCCCTGCTGGACGCACTCCGTAAGGACGGCAGAGCCTCCGTCCGCGGCGTCATGATGGAGGACGACCACGGCTACTCCGCTTCAAGGGTGGCCCTGGCGGAAGCGCTGCTGGACCACCTGGAAAAAAGAGGATACTGA
- a CDS encoding histidine phosphatase family protein has protein sequence MESTIYLVRHGRPALPDYEMRFLGRTDLPLSPEGKEQALALKRVFEEIRIDRVFHSGLKRAAETAYIIAGKRDIPFAVVPEFQEIAFGEWEVRSMKEIMESDPEAFEARGRDFARFRPPGGENFLDVQKRVWPAFTGLLDRWEGNLLVTAHAGVFKTVIFTLLDIPWQKLFSLRQDYCGVHVLTRFDGHLTVRQLNWMPRMEGTAT, from the coding sequence ATGGAATCGACCATCTACCTGGTCCGTCACGGGCGTCCTGCCCTGCCGGACTATGAAATGCGCTTTCTTGGAAGGACGGACCTGCCCCTCTCTCCTGAAGGTAAAGAGCAGGCCCTGGCCCTGAAACGGGTCTTCGAAGAGATCCGTATCGACAGGGTCTTCCACAGCGGTTTGAAGCGGGCCGCTGAGACGGCCTATATTATCGCCGGAAAGAGGGACATTCCCTTCGCCGTCGTACCCGAATTTCAGGAGATCGCCTTCGGCGAGTGGGAAGTCCGGTCCATGAAAGAGATCATGGAGTCCGACCCCGAAGCCTTCGAGGCCCGGGGGCGGGATTTCGCCCGTTTCCGCCCGCCGGGGGGAGAAAATTTCCTTGACGTCCAAAAGCGGGTCTGGCCCGCCTTCACCGGCCTTTTGGACCGGTGGGAGGGCAATCTTCTCGTCACAGCCCATGCCGGCGTCTTCAAGACGGTCATCTTCACCCTGCTGGACATCCCCTGGCAGAAGCTCTTTTCGCTGCGACAGGACTACTGCGGGGTGCACGTCCTCACCCGGTTCGACGGCCACCTGACGGTGAGGCAGCTGAACTGGATGCCCCGAATGGAAGGAACAGCCACATAA
- the cobT gene encoding nicotinate-nucleotide--dimethylbenzimidazole phosphoribosyltransferase — MTTLEQAIARVRPLCTSSMEEARRRQDSLTKPKGSLGKLEDLSVQLAGIQRTARPVIRHKVILTMAGDHGVVDEGVALYPREVTVQQVLNFLGGGGGVNVLARHVGARVVLVDMGVAHDFEPREGLQVRKIARGTANLFRGPAMTAEQAVRSLEEGIAAVEEEAAKGMDILGTGEMGIGNTTPSTAIACAVTGVPVPLATGRGAGLTDEGLKRKIAVIEGALALHSPDPRDGIGILSKVGGFEIGGIAGAVIGAASLGIPVAVDGFISTAAAVIAVLVCPACRDYMICSHKSVEIGHEHLLRFLEAEPLLDLGMRLGEGTGAALAMSLAEAASKVLREMATFESAGVSGPVEPGAGVPGA; from the coding sequence ATGACGACACTAGAACAGGCAATCGCCCGGGTTCGCCCGCTCTGCACCTCTTCCATGGAGGAGGCGAGACGGCGGCAGGACTCCCTCACCAAGCCGAAGGGGAGCCTCGGGAAGCTCGAGGACCTTTCGGTCCAGCTCGCCGGAATACAGCGCACAGCCCGTCCCGTGATACGGCACAAGGTCATCCTCACTATGGCGGGGGATCACGGGGTGGTGGACGAGGGAGTCGCCCTCTACCCCCGGGAGGTTACCGTCCAGCAGGTGCTCAACTTTCTGGGAGGCGGCGGGGGAGTGAACGTCCTGGCCCGTCACGTGGGTGCCAGGGTCGTCCTGGTGGACATGGGGGTGGCCCACGACTTCGAGCCCAGGGAAGGACTCCAGGTTCGGAAGATTGCCAGGGGAACGGCGAACCTCTTCCGCGGTCCGGCCATGACCGCGGAGCAGGCAGTCCGTTCCCTGGAAGAAGGCATCGCCGCAGTGGAGGAGGAAGCGGCGAAGGGCATGGACATCCTCGGCACCGGTGAGATGGGCATCGGAAACACCACACCGTCCACGGCCATCGCCTGCGCCGTCACCGGCGTTCCCGTTCCCCTGGCCACAGGCCGGGGAGCAGGTCTCACCGACGAGGGGCTCAAAAGAAAGATCGCCGTCATCGAGGGAGCCCTGGCCCTCCATTCGCCGGATCCCCGGGACGGCATCGGCATCCTGTCAAAAGTGGGCGGGTTCGAGATCGGGGGCATCGCCGGCGCTGTCATCGGTGCGGCGTCCCTGGGCATCCCCGTGGCGGTGGACGGCTTCATCTCCACGGCGGCAGCGGTGATTGCCGTCCTGGTATGCCCTGCCTGCAGGGATTACATGATCTGTTCCCACAAGTCGGTGGAAATTGGCCACGAACACCTTCTTCGCTTCCTCGAGGCGGAACCGCTGCTCGACCTGGGCATGCGGCTCGGTGAGGGGACGGGAGCCGCCCTTGCCATGTCCCTGGCCGAGGCAGCGTCAAAGGTGCTCAGAGAAATGGCCACCTTCGAGAGCGCCGGAGTCTCCGGACCGGTCGAACCCGGAGCGGGCGTCCCGGGAGCGTAG
- the cbiB gene encoding adenosylcobinamide-phosphate synthase CbiB, whose translation MMLVFILLGATVWDLLIGEPPSKYHPVVYMGKYISAFWKYRPSGRERALLYFGGALVLSGGFLFSWPARILGMFPDFLFAILAVPLLKTTFSLSGLLEAGKGVLDSLERNDLPGARRKLSRDLVSRETEDLSREEVTGAAVESLAENLTDSLASPLFFFGVFGLPGAFFYRFCNTCDSMIGYRGGDMEWGGKFAARCDDVLNWIPARVSAFLLLAAGAIAGEDVLSGIEALKRDRLFTSSPNAGWTMSVMAGLLGVTLEKRGVYVLPGGTGPLDEDVLRRALRVVRIASGLVIAAAAVLGGLHGLFR comes from the coding sequence ATGATGCTCGTTTTCATCCTCCTGGGGGCGACGGTGTGGGATCTCCTCATCGGCGAGCCCCCGTCAAAATACCATCCCGTGGTCTACATGGGGAAATACATCTCCGCCTTCTGGAAGTACCGTCCCTCGGGGAGGGAGCGGGCCCTGCTCTATTTCGGCGGTGCCCTGGTGCTCTCCGGCGGCTTTCTCTTTTCGTGGCCGGCCAGAATTCTCGGCATGTTCCCCGATTTTCTCTTCGCCATCCTCGCGGTGCCGCTGCTCAAGACCACCTTTTCCCTTTCGGGCCTTCTCGAGGCGGGGAAAGGGGTCCTCGACTCCCTTGAACGGAACGACCTTCCCGGGGCCCGGAGAAAGCTCTCCCGGGACCTGGTGAGCAGGGAGACCGAAGACCTCTCCAGGGAGGAAGTGACGGGGGCGGCAGTGGAATCCCTGGCGGAGAACCTCACCGACAGCCTGGCGTCCCCCCTCTTCTTCTTCGGCGTTTTCGGGCTGCCGGGCGCATTTTTCTACCGGTTCTGCAACACCTGCGACTCCATGATCGGCTACCGGGGCGGCGACATGGAATGGGGCGGAAAGTTCGCCGCCAGGTGCGACGACGTGCTCAACTGGATTCCCGCCCGGGTCTCCGCCTTCCTCCTGCTGGCGGCAGGGGCCATCGCCGGTGAGGATGTCCTCTCCGGGATTGAGGCCCTGAAACGGGACCGTCTCTTCACCTCCAGCCCCAACGCCGGGTGGACCATGTCCGTCATGGCCGGACTGCTGGGGGTGACCCTGGAGAAGCGGGGCGTCTATGTCCTTCCCGGCGGAACCGGACCGCTGGACGAGGATGTCCTCCGGAGAGCCCTCCGGGTGGTCCGCATCGCCTCGGGGCTTGTGATTGCCGCAGCGGCGGTGCTCGGTGGCCTTCATGGACTGTTTCGTTAG
- a CDS encoding CARDB domain-containing protein — MRSMRRNRTALAAAVLLAGVLIFLSGLEAAFAQPVITARLRAIPESFSGKCPAKIQFDGVIIVRNNTRPPLRVQYRFLRSDGALSPISTIVFDGDGSKNVSTTWTLGGPSLPTYSGWQSIKVLYPQEAESNRANFSVTCQAEPPKKPDLVIRSFGLKEWGKCEPNHVIFTFQVTVANIGTAASPAIPGKALVQAMDQHGNGWGNGVPLNAIPPGGQQTVVIPVYYLRDDPGHITGAAPHPFRAIADPLKLVDELREDNNMSGVINVDPRSLCGTASVPGTAQPLKEDCISFNPATAQVKFVSNDWKIVDGSHWMFSFGTKKTEAEQALRVIKHYGMNQSCFVGRPGPSFQYLLRSGTAPAGALAGEDCVSFNPNTAEVKKINNDWKIVDGNHWMFSFGNKEDEARQALAIIKKYGFTRSCFVGRPDPSFTYMRK; from the coding sequence GTGAGATCGATGAGGAGAAACAGAACGGCCCTTGCGGCGGCGGTGCTTCTTGCGGGAGTTCTGATCTTTTTGTCCGGCCTGGAGGCAGCGTTTGCCCAGCCGGTGATCACGGCACGGCTCCGGGCGATCCCGGAGAGTTTTTCCGGAAAATGCCCCGCAAAGATACAGTTTGACGGGGTGATAATAGTGAGGAACAACACCCGTCCTCCGCTGAGAGTCCAGTACAGGTTCCTCCGGAGCGACGGCGCCCTGTCGCCCATTTCCACCATCGTCTTCGACGGGGACGGCTCGAAAAACGTGAGCACCACCTGGACCCTGGGGGGACCGTCCCTGCCCACCTACTCAGGATGGCAGTCCATCAAGGTCCTCTATCCCCAGGAGGCGGAGTCCAACAGGGCGAACTTCAGCGTCACCTGCCAGGCGGAACCTCCCAAAAAACCGGACCTGGTCATCCGTTCCTTCGGGCTGAAGGAATGGGGAAAATGCGAGCCGAACCACGTCATTTTCACCTTCCAGGTGACGGTGGCCAACATCGGCACCGCTGCGTCGCCGGCCATTCCGGGCAAGGCCCTGGTGCAGGCCATGGACCAGCACGGCAACGGGTGGGGAAACGGCGTGCCCCTGAACGCCATTCCCCCGGGAGGACAGCAGACAGTGGTGATACCGGTCTACTACCTCAGGGATGATCCCGGGCACATCACCGGTGCCGCGCCCCATCCCTTCCGGGCCATTGCCGACCCTCTGAAGCTCGTGGACGAGCTTCGGGAGGACAACAACATGTCCGGTGTGATCAACGTCGACCCCAGGAGCCTCTGCGGAACCGCTTCCGTTCCCGGAACGGCCCAGCCGCTGAAGGAAGACTGCATTTCCTTCAATCCCGCCACCGCCCAGGTCAAATTCGTGAGCAACGACTGGAAGATCGTCGATGGCAGCCACTGGATGTTCAGCTTCGGGACCAAAAAGACCGAGGCCGAGCAGGCTCTGCGGGTGATCAAGCACTACGGCATGAACCAGTCGTGCTTCGTGGGGCGGCCGGGTCCGTCCTTCCAGTATCTCCTCAGGTCGGGGACGGCGCCCGCCGGAGCCCTGGCAGGGGAGGACTGCGTTTCTTTCAACCCCAATACCGCCGAGGTGAAGAAGATCAACAACGACTGGAAGATCGTGGACGGCAATCACTGGATGTTCAGTTTCGGGAACAAGGAAGACGAGGCCCGCCAGGCCCTCGCCATCATTAAGAAGTACGGTTTCACCCGGTCATGCTTCGTGGGGCGGCCCGACCCGAGCTTCACCTACATGAGGAAGTAG
- a CDS encoding 2-hydroxyacid dehydrogenase yields MKKTLVVTCSAPASVRTAVEEGVAGYADIFYLDDAVPEKRADMLSSAHGLLSFFFNREVREEEYPLLKNLELFQAISTGLDYLPFDKMPQKPVLACNAGGWAPQIAEHTMALLLALTRRIIPLHNDLMKGVFNRHGYSPMSLRGKILTVAGYGGIGRMTADLARGFGMKIRALNTSGKTDGDVDFMGTLKDLETVLPDTDVLLISLPLNRHTRGVIGKKELSLMKKNAILLNVARAPLVAEEDLYLHLKENPDFQVGLDVWWKEPTWGGGDFALDFPFLELPNVAGSPHNSNRCERDMEMAARAAAANAAAFFKGEKFGGLIRREDYME; encoded by the coding sequence ATGAAAAAAACACTCGTGGTAACCTGTTCCGCTCCCGCGTCCGTACGGACTGCCGTGGAGGAGGGGGTTGCCGGGTACGCCGACATATTCTACCTGGACGATGCGGTTCCGGAAAAAAGAGCGGACATGCTTTCCTCCGCACACGGGCTTCTGTCCTTCTTCTTCAACAGGGAAGTCCGGGAGGAGGAATACCCTCTTCTGAAAAACCTGGAACTCTTCCAGGCCATTTCCACGGGCCTCGACTACCTTCCCTTCGACAAAATGCCCCAAAAACCGGTTCTCGCCTGCAACGCCGGGGGATGGGCCCCCCAGATCGCCGAGCACACCATGGCCCTTCTGCTTGCGCTGACGCGAAGGATCATTCCCCTTCATAACGACCTCATGAAGGGGGTTTTCAACCGTCACGGCTATTCTCCCATGAGCCTTCGGGGAAAAATACTCACCGTGGCGGGCTACGGCGGCATCGGCCGCATGACCGCCGACCTTGCCCGGGGATTCGGCATGAAGATCCGGGCACTGAACACCAGCGGAAAGACCGATGGGGACGTGGACTTCATGGGAACCCTGAAGGACCTTGAAACGGTCCTCCCTGATACGGACGTGCTTCTTATCTCCCTGCCGCTCAACAGGCACACTCGGGGCGTCATCGGGAAGAAGGAGCTCTCTCTCATGAAAAAGAACGCCATTCTGCTCAACGTGGCCCGGGCTCCCCTGGTGGCGGAGGAGGATCTCTACCTTCACCTGAAGGAAAACCCCGATTTCCAGGTCGGACTGGATGTATGGTGGAAGGAACCCACCTGGGGAGGAGGCGATTTTGCCCTTGACTTCCCGTTCCTCGAGCTTCCCAATGTGGCCGGTTCCCCCCACAACTCGAACCGGTGCGAGAGGGACATGGAAATGGCAGCCCGCGCAGCTGCCGCGAATGCAGCCGCTTTTTTCAAAGGGGAGAAATTCGGCGGACTGATCCGCCGCGAAGACTATATGGAATGA
- the cobS gene encoding adenosylcobinamide-GDP ribazoletransferase has translation MDFFRALGFLTILPCPRLESTPEDLGRSSGWFPLVGALLGALLAAGHAGLAVLLPPPAAAAFAAVLWAFLTRGLHLDGLADTFDGIGGGYCRESRLAIMKDSRLGTFGGIAVASALVLKISLLAGTGRTAALQALFLAPVLGRWAILFALRFFPSARPGGMGDLFRKGCTSGCLFTGTAAAVLLAAAAGGVPGILLLPLVPLSALLFSWWLASLLGGLTGDSYGAVCELSEILSLCLFAALR, from the coding sequence GTGGATTTTTTCCGTGCTCTTGGCTTTCTGACGATCCTGCCCTGCCCCCGCCTTGAGAGCACCCCGGAGGATCTCGGAAGGTCCTCCGGGTGGTTCCCCCTCGTCGGGGCCCTGCTGGGGGCACTCCTTGCCGCCGGCCACGCCGGCCTTGCCGTTCTCCTGCCTCCCCCGGCGGCGGCTGCCTTCGCGGCGGTCCTCTGGGCGTTTCTCACCCGGGGGCTGCACCTGGACGGCCTGGCCGACACGTTCGACGGCATCGGGGGTGGATACTGCCGGGAATCACGGCTGGCCATCATGAAGGACAGCCGGCTCGGCACCTTCGGAGGAATCGCCGTGGCTTCCGCCCTTGTGCTGAAAATTTCCCTTCTCGCCGGGACGGGAAGGACGGCGGCCCTGCAGGCTCTCTTCCTCGCTCCAGTCCTGGGCAGGTGGGCCATCCTCTTCGCTCTGCGTTTCTTTCCCTCCGCCCGCCCGGGCGGCATGGGAGACCTGTTCCGGAAAGGCTGCACGAGCGGCTGCCTTTTCACCGGCACTGCCGCCGCAGTCCTTCTGGCCGCGGCGGCGGGAGGCGTGCCCGGCATCCTCCTCCTTCCTCTCGTTCCCCTTTCTGCACTGCTCTTTTCCTGGTGGCTGGCCTCCCTCCTGGGGGGACTCACCGGAGATTCCTACGGGGCGGTGTGCGAGCTGTCGGAGATCCTTTCCCTCTGCCTTTTCGCCGCTCTCCGGTAG
- the xth gene encoding exodeoxyribonuclease III — MARFTIATFNVNSVRSRMPILQKWLSDHPVDALCLQETKVVNDDFPEADFKAMGFRCLFRGEKSYNGVAILTKAPLDGFVVGFGDGEEPEGETRLLRARIGDFCMVNTYIPQGKAIDHPDYRYKHRFLDRMKALFDREYLVSEKIVWVGDMNVAPTDIDVTSPEKKRDHPCFAPDIQEHFEDVKAWGFTDLFRRYRPDPGEFSFFDYRVKNSLEKNIGWRIDHILVTPALEKLAVDCYIDREPRSWEKPSDHTPVVAVFDL; from the coding sequence ATGGCTCGCTTCACCATTGCAACGTTCAATGTAAACTCTGTCCGCAGCCGGATGCCCATTCTGCAGAAGTGGCTTTCGGATCATCCCGTGGATGCCCTGTGCCTCCAGGAGACCAAGGTGGTGAACGACGACTTCCCCGAGGCCGACTTCAAGGCTATGGGGTTCCGCTGCCTGTTCAGGGGGGAAAAATCCTACAACGGCGTGGCTATCCTCACGAAGGCCCCCCTTGACGGCTTTGTCGTCGGTTTCGGCGACGGCGAGGAACCCGAGGGGGAAACCCGCCTTCTGCGGGCCCGGATCGGGGACTTCTGCATGGTGAACACCTACATCCCCCAGGGAAAGGCTATCGACCACCCGGATTACCGGTACAAGCACCGTTTCCTCGACCGCATGAAGGCCCTTTTCGATAGGGAGTACCTCGTGTCCGAGAAGATCGTCTGGGTAGGGGACATGAACGTGGCCCCCACGGATATCGACGTGACCAGCCCCGAGAAGAAGCGGGACCATCCCTGCTTCGCCCCGGACATCCAGGAGCATTTCGAGGACGTCAAGGCCTGGGGCTTCACCGACCTGTTCCGCAGGTACAGGCCGGACCCCGGAGAGTTCTCCTTCTTCGACTACCGGGTGAAGAATTCCCTGGAGAAAAACATCGGCTGGAGAATCGACCACATCCTCGTCACGCCGGCCCTCGAAAAGCTCGCCGTGGACTGTTACATCGACAGGGAGCCCAGAAGCTGGGAGAAACCCTCGGACCACACGCCCGTTGTGGCGGTGTTCGACCTGTAG
- the cobU gene encoding bifunctional adenosylcobinamide kinase/adenosylcobinamide-phosphate guanylyltransferase has protein sequence MGRLTLVLGGSRSGKSEFAENLVREAERAGKKVVYIATCESRPEDPEMADRIDRHRKRRPSAWRTVEEPLALEEALLNLESGSVALVDCLGLWVSNLLFFLPEQQGGQEEAILRRVRAFCRAASASAADVVAVSSETGLGVIPPTPLGRLYRDLLGLANQEAARSAGEAWLVVAGLSLKLK, from the coding sequence ATGGGCAGGCTGACTCTTGTCCTCGGCGGAAGCAGGAGCGGCAAGAGCGAATTCGCCGAGAACCTGGTCCGCGAGGCCGAGCGCGCGGGGAAAAAAGTGGTCTACATCGCCACCTGCGAATCCAGGCCCGAAGATCCGGAGATGGCGGACCGGATCGACCGGCACAGAAAGCGGCGCCCTTCCGCGTGGAGGACCGTGGAGGAGCCCCTGGCCCTGGAAGAGGCCCTTCTGAATCTGGAAAGCGGTTCCGTGGCCCTGGTGGACTGCCTCGGCCTCTGGGTTTCGAACCTTCTCTTTTTCCTGCCGGAACAACAGGGAGGGCAAGAGGAGGCGATTCTCAGGAGGGTGCGGGCGTTCTGCCGGGCCGCATCGGCCTCTGCTGCCGACGTGGTGGCCGTCTCCAGCGAAACGGGCCTGGGGGTGATTCCCCCCACCCCTCTGGGCCGGCTGTACCGGGATCTCCTGGGGCTGGCCAACCAGGAGGCGGCCCGCTCCGCCGGGGAAGCCTGGCTCGTTGTGGCCGGCCTGTCCCTGAAACTGAAATAG
- a CDS encoding 4Fe-4S binding protein yields the protein MFTWKRVRYAVMFGFLAFITWVGYRHQVLGGGPAGVPTVDALCPLGGLESIYSYLSSGTWLRRVAPSALVLFAAVVGITLLFGRVFCGWICPLGTIGEISAGLARKLGIKRKELPPSLDGALKMLKYVILAVILYYTWSLGTLAWRDYDPWAAWMHLAAGWDEIVSTPWAFAVLFGLVIGAGLFIERFWCRYLCPLGAALAIFQKLSFTKVVRNRETCITCGKCDRSCPMGLAPMSAEKVTDADCIACGRCTESCPVEKTLVFSFGGRKVLSALAVGLMGVLLFFGAYGTAKLTGYWQTYASTSVEALKDPVDGVFGWMSIDQVAQQVKLSPGKVLEIAKLPPDTPRDVSVKKIDGVNDEVLKEDLKAYFAANPAAAPAPMKEVPANPDELKGSFTLDEAAAGYGLDGAEILKEAGWPADTPRNISLKEAGTPLGREPSDIRTAVKELLKRKQ from the coding sequence GGAAGCGGGTCCGGTATGCGGTCATGTTCGGTTTTCTGGCGTTCATCACCTGGGTGGGGTACAGGCACCAGGTTCTTGGAGGGGGCCCGGCGGGGGTCCCGACGGTGGATGCCCTCTGTCCCCTGGGCGGGCTTGAGAGCATCTACAGCTACCTGAGCTCGGGAACCTGGCTGCGCAGGGTGGCTCCCAGCGCCCTGGTGCTCTTTGCCGCCGTGGTGGGCATAACGCTGCTCTTCGGCCGGGTGTTCTGCGGGTGGATCTGCCCCCTGGGGACCATCGGCGAGATCTCCGCAGGCCTGGCCCGGAAACTGGGAATCAAAAGGAAAGAACTTCCCCCGTCTCTTGACGGCGCCCTGAAGATGCTGAAGTACGTCATTCTTGCCGTTATTCTGTATTATACCTGGAGCCTCGGGACCCTCGCCTGGCGGGACTACGACCCCTGGGCCGCCTGGATGCACCTGGCGGCCGGGTGGGATGAGATCGTCTCCACCCCCTGGGCCTTCGCCGTGCTCTTCGGCCTGGTCATCGGCGCCGGCCTCTTCATCGAGCGGTTCTGGTGCCGCTATCTCTGCCCCCTCGGCGCAGCCCTGGCCATCTTCCAGAAACTGAGCTTCACGAAGGTGGTCCGGAACAGGGAAACCTGCATCACCTGCGGCAAGTGCGACCGATCCTGCCCCATGGGGCTCGCCCCGATGTCGGCCGAAAAGGTCACCGATGCGGACTGCATCGCCTGCGGCCGATGCACCGAGAGCTGCCCCGTGGAGAAAACCCTGGTCTTTTCCTTCGGCGGCCGGAAGGTGCTTTCCGCCCTGGCGGTGGGCCTCATGGGAGTGCTGCTTTTCTTCGGCGCCTACGGCACGGCAAAGCTCACGGGATACTGGCAGACCTACGCCTCCACGTCAGTGGAAGCCCTGAAGGACCCTGTGGACGGAGTCTTCGGCTGGATGAGCATCGACCAGGTGGCACAGCAGGTAAAGCTCTCCCCTGGAAAGGTGCTGGAAATCGCGAAGCTTCCTCCCGACACCCCCCGGGACGTGTCCGTCAAGAAGATTGACGGCGTAAACGACGAAGTGCTGAAGGAGGACCTGAAGGCCTATTTCGCAGCGAACCCGGCGGCGGCTCCCGCACCCATGAAGGAGGTTCCGGCGAACCCCGACGAACTGAAGGGGAGTTTCACCCTCGATGAAGCGGCTGCAGGGTACGGCCTGGACGGCGCCGAGATTCTGAAGGAGGCGGGCTGGCCCGCCGATACCCCCCGGAACATCTCTCTCAAGGAGGCGGGAACGCCCCTTGGCCGGGAACCCTCGGACATCCGGACGGCAGTGAAGGAACTGCTGAAGAGGAAACAGTAG
- a CDS encoding pyridoxal phosphate-dependent aminotransferase — protein MDCFVRPEILTGRPARHGGLDYARLRKEGVTPGEVLDFSVSTNPFPPCPEIAEAVSGAALTRYPDSASGELRAALAELHGVAPESVLVTNGLAQAIFLCAFAFADRGKTALIASPTFGEYRSASELAGAGILEVPAREEEEFAFPLADLEDHVRTARPSLAWVCSPNNPTGILPSKEELLRMLSACNGTGTLLVLDEAYVNFAPPGSSALPLMGPGLLLLRSMTKDYGLTGLRLGYILGDPRLVGYLASIQPPWSVNACAQAAGLAALRARGYYEAQWAGLRKLAADLARDLAEAGFPPLPSSGNFLLFRAGNTGRLRDFLWERRILARDCSSFGLSGYVRVGVKSGEENRRLVECLAAYRKEAS, from the coding sequence ATGGACTGTTTCGTTAGGCCGGAGATTCTCACCGGGCGGCCCGCCCGGCACGGAGGCCTCGACTATGCCCGGCTTCGGAAGGAGGGTGTTACCCCTGGGGAGGTCCTTGACTTCAGCGTCTCCACCAATCCCTTCCCTCCCTGCCCGGAAATAGCCGAAGCCGTCTCCGGCGCCGCTCTCACCCGGTACCCCGATTCCGCCTCCGGGGAACTCCGCGCCGCCCTTGCGGAACTTCACGGCGTGGCGCCCGAATCCGTCCTGGTGACCAACGGCCTCGCCCAGGCCATCTTCCTCTGTGCCTTCGCCTTTGCCGACAGGGGAAAGACAGCCCTTATCGCTTCCCCCACCTTCGGGGAATACCGTTCAGCCTCCGAACTGGCCGGGGCCGGCATCCTGGAAGTTCCGGCGCGGGAGGAGGAAGAGTTCGCCTTTCCCCTGGCTGATTTGGAAGACCATGTCAGGACGGCACGCCCCTCCCTTGCCTGGGTGTGTTCCCCCAACAATCCCACGGGAATCCTCCCCTCGAAAGAGGAGCTTCTCCGCATGCTCTCCGCCTGCAACGGGACGGGCACCCTGCTTGTCCTCGACGAGGCCTACGTGAACTTCGCCCCCCCGGGATCGTCGGCATTGCCGCTTATGGGGCCCGGCCTTCTTCTTCTCCGGTCCATGACCAAGGACTACGGCCTGACGGGGCTTCGCCTGGGCTATATCCTGGGAGATCCCCGGCTTGTGGGGTATCTCGCATCCATTCAGCCTCCCTGGAGCGTGAACGCATGCGCCCAGGCCGCCGGTCTTGCGGCCCTGCGCGCCCGGGGGTACTATGAGGCCCAGTGGGCCGGTCTCCGGAAGCTTGCCGCAGATCTGGCCCGGGACCTTGCAGAGGCCGGTTTCCCCCCTCTTCCGTCCTCGGGCAATTTTCTTCTCTTCCGGGCCGGGAATACCGGGCGGCTCCGGGACTTTCTGTGGGAACGGCGCATTCTCGCGAGGGACTGCTCCTCCTTCGGCCTTTCCGGATACGTCCGGGTGGGCGTGAAGAGCGGGGAGGAGAACCGGCGGCTCGTGGAATGCCTGGCTGCATACCGGAAGGAGGCGTCCTGA